The Populus alba chromosome 6, ASM523922v2, whole genome shotgun sequence genome contains a region encoding:
- the LOC118037629 gene encoding uncharacterized protein — protein MQPYQSSRVDLVELRTQIVKKVGAERSKKYFYYLNRFLSQKLCKSEFDKSCFRFLGRENLPLHNNLIRSILKNACQVKTPPPSYEAGPTKSPIQASKSSPVREDGHEQIGSLIPNQSVPIRPNGILPVSPKKVRSVTRDQKLRDRPSSLGPNGKVECISHRSIGTEDNGSKFVVENGELAPCDYQRPVQHLPTVAEQPENEREGSAQRPIERPRTQNKDQTAFVEDRDEVEQANHLSFSRSPLLAPLGIPNCSASMGGARKAMPVASSGDFVSYYDSGGLSDTEMLRKRMEQIADAQGLGGVTTECANTLNKMLNAYLKRLIKSCVELVGAQSLRDPRKYTVHKQQVQNKFVNGMWPSNHLHMQSSSGPVEGMQEQRPHSSISMLDFKVAMELNPQQLGEDWPLLLEKICMQSFED, from the coding sequence ATGCAACCTTATCAGAGCTCCAGAGTTGATTTGGTTGAATTGAGAACTCAGATAGTGAAGAAGGTTGGAGCTGAGAGATCAAAGAAGTATTTTTACTACTTGAATCGATTTTTGAGTCAGAAGCTGTGTAAGAGTGAGTTTGATAAGTCATGTTTTCGCTTTCTTGGAAGGGAGAATCTACCACTGCACAATAATCTTATACGTTCAATATTGAAGAATGCATGTCAAGTGAAGACACCGCCACCAAGTTACGAGGCGGGTCCCACAAAATCTCCGATTCAAGCTTCGAAAAGCTCTCCTGTTAGAGAAGATGGGCATGAACAAATCGGGTCCCTTATTCCAAATCAAAGCGTGCCCATTCGGCCTAATGGGATCTTACCAGTGTCCCCAAAAAAGGTTAGGTCAGTGACACGTGATCAGAAGCTCAGAGATAGACCCAGTTCACTTGGACCCAATGGGAAAGTCGAATGTATCTCACATCGATCAATTGGTACAGAAGATAATGGAAGTAAATTTGTAGTGGAAAATGGGGAATTGGCTCCTTGTGATTATCAGAGACCAGTGCAGCATCTTCCAACAGTTGCTGAACAACCCGAGAATGAAAGGGAGGGTTCAGCTCAACGGCCCATCGAAAGACCAAGGACACAGAACAAAGATCAGACTGCTTTTGTGGAAGATAGAGATGAGGTGGAGCAGGCAAACCACCTGAGCTTCTCTAGAAGTCCTCTACTTGCACCTTTAGGGATTCCAAATTGTTCAGCTAGCATGGGTGGGGCCCGCAAAGCTATGCCAGTTGCAAGCAGTGGTGATTTCGTTAGCTATTATGACAGTGGTGGATTGTCTGATACAGAGATGCTGAGGAAACGCATGGAGCAGATTGCAGACGCGCAAGGTCTTGGAGGGGTTACGACAGAATGTGCAAACACGTTGAATAAGATGCTGAATGCGTACTTAAAGAGGTTGATCAAGTCATGCGTCGAGTTAGTAGGAGCACAGTCGCTGCGTGATCCAAGAAAGTACACTGTTCACAAGCAGCAGGTACAGAACAAGTTTGTCAATGGCATGTGGCCAAGTAATCACTTGCATATGCAGAGTAGCAGTGGTCCTGTTGAGGGTATGCAGGAGCAGAGGCCACATAGTTCAATATCTATGCTTGATTTCAAAGTTGCCATGGAGCTAAATCCACAGCAACTCGGTGAAGATTGGCCATTGCTGCTGGAGAAAATATGTATGCAGTCATTTGAGGATTGA